In one window of Rhinopithecus roxellana isolate Shanxi Qingling chromosome 15, ASM756505v1, whole genome shotgun sequence DNA:
- the PAAF1 gene encoding proteasomal ATPase-associated factor 1 isoform X2 has protein sequence MKIWQASNGELRRVLEGHVFDVNCCRFFPSGLVVLSGGMDAQLKIWSAEDASCVVTFKGHKGGILDTAIVDRGRNVVSGSRDGTARLWDCGRSACLGVLADCGSSINGVAVGAADNSINLGAPEQMPSEREVGTEAKMLLLAREDKKLQCLGLQSRQPVFLFIGSDAFNCCTFLSGFLLLAGTQDGNIYQLDVRSPGAPVQVIHRSGAPVLSLLSFRDGFIASQGDGSCFIVQQDLDYVTELTGADCDPVYKVATWEKQIYTCCRDGLVRRYQLSDL, from the exons ATGAAAATCTGGCAGGCTTCCAATGGAGAACTCAGG agaGTATTGGAAGGACATGTGTTTGATGTGAATTGTTGCAGGTTTTTCCCATCAGGCCTTGTGGTCCTGAGTGGGGGAATGGATGCCCAGCTGAAGATATGGTCAGCTGAAGATGCTAGCTGCGTGGTGACCTTCAAAGGTCACAAAGGAG GTATCCTGGATACAGCCATCGTTGATCGGGGGAGGAATGTGGTATCTGGTTCTCGAGATGGGACAGCACGACTTTGGGATTGTGGGCGCTCAGCCTGCTTGGGAGTCCTTGCAGATTGTGGTTCTTCCATCAATGGAGTGGCGGTGGGTGCTGCTGACAACTCCATAAACCTTGGCGCCCCTGAGCAGATGCCCA GTGAACGGGAGGTTGGAACAGAGGCAAAAATGCTGCTGTTGGCCCGGGAAGATAAGAAACTTCAGTGCTTGGGACTACAGAGCAGGCAGCCG GTGTTCCTCTTTATTGGCTCAGATGCTTTCAACTGCTGTACTTTTCTCTCTGGTTTCTTGCTATTGGCTGGGACTCAAGATGGAAACATTTATCAGCTGGATGTGAGGAGTCCAGG GGCTCCAGTACAAGTCATCCACAGATCAGGAGCACCAGTTCTATCCCTGCTAAGTTTCAGAGATGGATTCATTGCTAGCCAAG GTGATGGAAGCTGTTTTATTGTCCAGCAAGACTTAGACTATGTCACTGAGCTCACTGGGGCTGACTGTGACCCTGTGTACAAG GTAGCCACATGGGAGAAGCAGATCTACACATGCTGTCGAGATGGTCTTGTACGACGCTACCAGCTTTCTGACCTCTGA